A window of Hymenobacter aerilatus contains these coding sequences:
- a CDS encoding pyridoxal phosphate-dependent aminotransferase produces MSSSATSVASVLSDRINALQESQTIAMAKKGRELAAQGIDVISLSFGEPDFQTPQYVKDAAKAAIDEGYTFYTPVPGYLDLRQEISAKFKRDNNLDYQPDQIVVSTGAKQSLANVVLSVINPGDEVIVFAPYWVSYEEMVKLAEGVPVPLMGTIENDYKVTAQELEAAITPRTKLIMYSSPCNPTGAVFSREELAAIAEVVARHPQVLVMADEIYEYINFVGEHVSIAQFEEIKDRVITVNGFSKGYAMTGWRVGYLAASKEIASACDKLQSQITSGTCSIAQRAGLAALQGGRASADEMVTAYRRRRDLVLDLVQDIPGFRTPVPEGAFYIFPDVSGCFGKTTPEGKVLETSADVAFYLLSDAHVVAVSGDAFGAPNCIRFSTAAADEKLQEAFTRIKTSIEKLG; encoded by the coding sequence ATGTCCAGCTCCGCTACCTCCGTTGCCTCCGTGTTGTCCGACCGCATCAACGCTTTGCAGGAATCCCAAACGATTGCCATGGCCAAAAAAGGCCGCGAATTGGCCGCCCAAGGCATTGATGTAATCAGCCTAAGCTTTGGTGAACCGGATTTTCAAACGCCGCAGTATGTGAAGGATGCCGCCAAGGCCGCCATCGACGAGGGCTACACATTCTACACGCCCGTGCCCGGCTACTTGGATCTGCGCCAGGAAATCTCTGCCAAGTTCAAGCGCGACAACAACCTCGACTATCAGCCCGACCAAATTGTGGTGAGCACCGGCGCCAAGCAGTCGCTGGCCAATGTGGTGCTGAGCGTGATAAACCCCGGCGACGAGGTAATCGTGTTTGCCCCGTATTGGGTGAGCTACGAGGAAATGGTGAAACTAGCCGAGGGCGTGCCCGTGCCACTGATGGGCACCATCGAAAACGACTATAAAGTGACGGCCCAGGAGCTGGAAGCTGCCATTACGCCGCGCACCAAGCTCATCATGTATTCTTCGCCCTGCAACCCTACGGGCGCCGTGTTCTCGCGTGAGGAGCTGGCGGCTATTGCCGAGGTAGTGGCTCGCCATCCGCAGGTGCTGGTGATGGCCGACGAGATTTACGAGTACATCAACTTCGTGGGTGAGCACGTGAGCATTGCGCAATTCGAGGAGATAAAAGACCGGGTGATTACCGTGAACGGCTTCTCGAAAGGCTACGCCATGACGGGCTGGCGCGTGGGCTACCTAGCCGCCAGCAAGGAAATTGCTTCAGCTTGCGACAAGCTCCAAAGTCAGATTACGTCTGGCACGTGCTCCATTGCCCAGCGCGCCGGCCTGGCCGCCCTGCAAGGCGGCCGCGCCTCCGCCGACGAAATGGTAACGGCCTACCGTCGTCGCCGCGACTTGGTACTGGACCTGGTGCAGGACATCCCCGGTTTCCGTACGCCGGTGCCCGAAGGAGCCTTTTATATCTTCCCCGACGTGAGCGGTTGCTTTGGCAAGACCACGCCCGAAGGCAAAGTGCTGGAAACCTCGGCCGACGTAGCATTCTACCTGCTCAGCGATGCGCACGTAGTAGCCGTGAGCGGTGACGCGTTTGGTGCTCCCAACTGCATCCGCTTCAGCACCGCCGCTGCCGATGAGAAGTTGCAAGAAGCCTTTACCCGCATCAAGACCAGCATTGAGAAGCTGGGGTAG
- a CDS encoding bifunctional heptose 7-phosphate kinase/heptose 1-phosphate adenyltransferase, with product MPHPATPTTLPDLFSAFNQLTVLIVGDVMVDAYVWGKASRLSPEAPVPVVNVVRTEQRLGGAANVALNVQALGATPLLCAVVGQDQGGDQLLTLLQERNLSAEGIVRSAHRPTTVKQRVLAAGQQLLRLDSEVEHDLNEAENTSLHARYEQLLAGADVVVFEDYDKGVLNEATIQRFIQLARARQVPTVVDPKKKNFLAYQHCTLFKPNLKELREGLKLEFGDTDADRPHFEAAVARLRQLLQPANVLVTLSERGVFIEDAQQHQTYIPAHLRAISDVSGAGDTVISIAALCVALGVGAPATAALANLGGGLVCEQVGVVPIAKQQLLAEAQATGLSLS from the coding sequence ATGCCTCATCCTGCTACTCCCACCACACTGCCTGATTTATTTTCTGCGTTCAACCAACTCACGGTGCTGATTGTGGGCGATGTAATGGTAGATGCCTACGTGTGGGGGAAGGCCAGTCGCCTGTCGCCGGAAGCACCGGTGCCGGTGGTGAATGTGGTACGCACTGAGCAGCGCCTGGGCGGCGCCGCCAACGTAGCCCTGAACGTGCAGGCCTTAGGTGCTACCCCGCTGCTATGCGCCGTGGTAGGCCAGGACCAGGGCGGCGACCAGCTGCTGACGTTATTGCAGGAGCGCAACCTATCGGCCGAAGGTATTGTGCGCAGTGCCCATCGGCCTACCACCGTGAAGCAACGCGTGTTGGCCGCCGGGCAGCAGCTGCTTCGCCTCGATTCTGAGGTAGAGCACGACCTCAACGAAGCAGAGAATACCAGCCTGCATGCTCGCTACGAACAGTTGCTGGCTGGCGCCGATGTGGTAGTATTTGAGGATTACGACAAAGGGGTGCTCAACGAAGCGACTATTCAGCGCTTTATTCAGTTGGCGCGGGCGCGGCAGGTGCCTACGGTAGTCGACCCTAAGAAGAAAAACTTCCTGGCCTACCAGCACTGCACCCTGTTCAAGCCCAACCTGAAAGAACTGCGCGAAGGCCTAAAGTTGGAGTTTGGCGACACCGATGCCGACCGCCCGCACTTTGAAGCAGCCGTGGCCCGACTGCGGCAGCTGCTGCAACCAGCCAATGTGCTCGTAACGCTCTCAGAGCGAGGAGTATTTATTGAAGATGCGCAGCAACATCAAACGTATATTCCGGCGCACCTACGCGCTATTTCCGACGTTTCGGGAGCCGGCGACACGGTTATCAGCATTGCGGCCCTATGCGTGGCGCTGGGGGTAGGGGCGCCTGCCACCGCGGCACTAGCCAATTTGGGAGGCGGGCTGGTATGCGAGCAGGTAGGCGTGGTACCTATAGCCAAGCAGCAACTGTTGGCCGAAGCGCAGGCTACAGGGCTAAGCCTAAGCTAA
- a CDS encoding NmrA/HSCARG family protein gives MEKKLIAVVGATGLQGTGVVDALVKEGSFAVRAVTRNPTTYQGKAHEVVQGDLTDLASMTNAFRGAHGVFVVTNFWEGADELAQGTLAVEAAKDAQVQHFIWSTLPNVEKISNGRFTVPQFTGKSAVDEVVKNAGFAHYTFVQPPFYFQNFHGHTAPHQQQDGSIGWTLPIDPTKKVLHMADIHDLGKVVAGAFLHPEKVGNGAYLSLAAEVNSFHDVVEAFRANGKDYTFYQVPAEAFATFFEGAGAVAQLLGYIEAYTYMGPTSEAQVHLANDIATEPFTPLKEWIKTSI, from the coding sequence GTGGAAAAGAAACTAATTGCCGTTGTGGGGGCCACTGGCCTGCAGGGCACAGGAGTTGTAGATGCGCTAGTAAAGGAGGGGTCTTTCGCCGTTCGGGCAGTTACCCGAAACCCCACTACCTATCAGGGCAAAGCGCACGAGGTAGTGCAGGGAGATTTGACGGACCTGGCCTCGATGACCAATGCCTTCAGGGGTGCGCACGGGGTATTTGTGGTCACTAACTTTTGGGAAGGAGCCGATGAGCTGGCACAAGGGACCCTGGCTGTCGAAGCCGCCAAAGACGCGCAGGTGCAGCACTTCATTTGGTCTACGTTGCCAAACGTGGAGAAAATCAGTAACGGCCGGTTTACCGTGCCTCAGTTTACCGGAAAGTCAGCCGTTGATGAGGTGGTGAAAAATGCTGGATTTGCGCATTATACCTTCGTGCAGCCGCCTTTTTACTTTCAAAACTTTCACGGTCACACTGCTCCGCACCAGCAACAGGATGGCTCTATCGGCTGGACCTTGCCCATTGACCCGACCAAGAAGGTGCTGCACATGGCCGACATACATGATTTGGGCAAGGTGGTCGCCGGCGCGTTTTTACACCCCGAGAAGGTGGGCAATGGCGCATACTTATCCCTGGCGGCCGAGGTAAACAGCTTCCATGATGTTGTGGAGGCGTTCAGGGCCAATGGGAAAGACTATACCTTTTACCAAGTTCCGGCCGAGGCATTTGCCACCTTCTTTGAGGGCGCTGGAGCCGTGGCACAGTTGCTAGGCTACATTGAGGCGTACACGTATATGGGCCCTACTTCTGAAGCGCAAGTCCACTTAGCTAACGACATCGCAACGGAACCCTTCACCCCGCTCAAGGAATGGATTAAAACATCCATCTAA
- a CDS encoding Crp/Fnr family transcriptional regulator, with the protein MTTTALLNYFEHVLPLTEEEKSIVAAAFQERTVKRRHFILQKGDVCKHHTFVVEGCFRMYLVDDKGKEHNLQFAIENWWITDIASFYAEEPSSLYIEALENATVLQLKKEDQIRFFDDNLTFNRIFRALTENALVNAHRRILQTISSTAEERYLDFLKRYPQFLQRLSNVQIASYLGVTPEFLSTIRKKRVGS; encoded by the coding sequence ATGACGACAACAGCCCTACTAAACTATTTCGAACATGTTCTTCCTCTAACGGAAGAAGAAAAGTCTATCGTAGCAGCCGCTTTCCAGGAGCGAACGGTGAAACGTAGGCATTTTATTCTGCAGAAAGGGGATGTATGCAAGCACCACACGTTCGTAGTAGAGGGCTGTTTTAGAATGTACCTAGTAGACGACAAAGGCAAAGAGCATAATCTGCAGTTTGCCATTGAGAACTGGTGGATAACGGACATTGCCAGTTTCTACGCAGAAGAGCCGAGTAGTCTGTACATAGAAGCCTTGGAAAATGCAACCGTCCTGCAACTAAAGAAGGAAGACCAGATCAGGTTTTTCGATGATAACCTCACGTTTAACCGGATTTTTCGGGCCCTTACGGAAAACGCGCTGGTCAATGCGCATCGAAGAATTCTGCAAACGATCAGCTCCACCGCGGAAGAGCGTTATCTCGACTTTTTGAAAAGATACCCGCAGTTCCTGCAGCGGCTATCGAACGTGCAGATTGCCTCCTACCTGGGAGTAACGCCCGAATTTCTGAGTACCATCCGGAAAAAGAGGGTCGGCTCTTAA
- a CDS encoding OmpA family protein has protein sequence MMDGQNLSGEINHFLKSHALLPTTIAADSEVVDQVIELVVAKLAEVSRQVDGREVVWNAAHQTDAAQVIQEPARVHNATVSSHGNDLMKSLLEDRYHGTVHSLATDTGIDASEVTRLVGQVGLVAAGLLGQKADANQWDADALSQWLQEQRGGQPQVQRTVRPALPPLPAFTATPREPVAARSGGSSHWGWIALLVAVAIASFLLGRQTAPAINYQLPDTALASNALSAKDRFSLPTAATDNRTTWDAANPINVTTNENFQAAGGYPTVIATNTTPNSGGGYVYGNAGVPVVLKLSGGLQQIIGSNSTESRLYQFLADPTMEVDTLNPLKGWIGFDRIYFESSKATLTNESMWQLSNVASILKTFPRAEVRIGGYTDSSGDPLFNLRLSRDRAQAARATLISMGVDPNNVEAIGYGSLDNIASNDTPDGRSLNRRVSIRVLEK, from the coding sequence ATGATGGATGGGCAAAATCTTTCGGGCGAAATCAACCATTTTTTGAAAAGCCATGCGTTGCTGCCAACTACTATAGCTGCTGATTCCGAAGTAGTTGACCAGGTGATAGAACTGGTAGTAGCTAAATTAGCTGAAGTATCTCGGCAAGTAGACGGGCGAGAAGTCGTTTGGAACGCTGCTCACCAAACGGATGCTGCTCAGGTAATCCAAGAGCCTGCTAGAGTACACAATGCAACCGTTAGCAGCCACGGCAACGACCTGATGAAATCGTTGCTGGAAGATCGTTACCACGGTACGGTGCATAGCCTAGCGACGGATACGGGCATCGATGCCAGTGAGGTAACACGGCTGGTGGGCCAAGTAGGCTTGGTGGCGGCCGGTCTATTAGGACAGAAAGCTGATGCCAACCAGTGGGATGCTGACGCCCTCAGCCAGTGGCTGCAAGAGCAGCGCGGCGGTCAACCGCAAGTTCAACGCACTGTGCGTCCTGCCCTACCGCCCTTGCCTGCCTTCACTGCCACGCCTCGCGAGCCGGTGGCGGCTCGCAGTGGGGGTAGCAGCCACTGGGGATGGATTGCACTGCTGGTGGCCGTTGCCATTGCGAGCTTTCTCCTGGGCCGACAAACGGCGCCCGCTATCAACTACCAACTGCCGGATACTGCTCTGGCCAGCAATGCTTTGTCGGCCAAAGACCGGTTTTCCCTACCCACTGCCGCTACCGATAACCGTACGACTTGGGATGCGGCCAATCCAATCAACGTGACCACCAACGAAAACTTCCAGGCGGCCGGGGGCTACCCGACTGTTATTGCTACCAACACTACCCCCAACAGCGGCGGGGGCTATGTGTATGGCAATGCTGGGGTGCCGGTGGTACTGAAGCTGAGCGGTGGCCTGCAACAAATTATTGGCTCCAACTCCACCGAGAGCCGCCTGTACCAGTTTCTAGCCGACCCAACAATGGAAGTGGATACCTTAAATCCGCTGAAAGGGTGGATTGGCTTCGACCGCATCTACTTTGAGTCCAGTAAAGCTACACTCACCAACGAATCGATGTGGCAGCTGTCCAACGTGGCCAGTATTCTGAAAACCTTTCCCAGAGCCGAAGTGCGGATTGGGGGCTACACCGACAGCTCCGGCGACCCGCTGTTCAACCTGCGCCTGAGTCGCGACCGGGCACAAGCCGCCCGCGCTACCCTCATCAGCATGGGCGTCGACCCAAATAACGTAGAGGCCATCGGCTACGGCTCCCTCGACAACATTGCCAGCAACGATACCCCCGATGGCCGCTCGCTCAACCGCCGGGTTAGCATTCGGGTATTAGAGAAATAG
- the hemE gene encoding uroporphyrinogen decarboxylase produces MLKNDLLLRAARGEETERTPVWLMRQAGRILPQYRELRGRLSGFKELVETPELAAEVTIQPVDALDVDAAIIFSDILVVPEAMGLPYEMVEARGPLFPDTVKSAQDVDRLRVADPEEHLGYVLEAIRVTKTALNGRVPLIGFAGAPWTILAYMVEGHGSKTFSKARRLLYANPELAHELLRKITATTIAYLQAQVAAGANLIQVFDSWAGILPPDHYREFSTRYIREICQAIPDVPVTVFAKGAYFATADFAQLPCRTIGLDWNEDPRTVRPLVGDKTLQGNLDPCALYGSPAQVREATMEMLRRFGPQRHIANLGHGVYPDTNPDNVRVFIDTVKEFSTTLRA; encoded by the coding sequence ATGCTCAAGAATGATCTGCTGTTGCGTGCCGCCCGCGGCGAAGAAACTGAACGCACTCCCGTCTGGCTTATGCGCCAGGCAGGCCGTATTCTCCCCCAATACCGCGAGTTGCGAGGCCGCCTCAGCGGCTTCAAGGAACTGGTAGAAACCCCCGAGCTGGCCGCCGAAGTCACTATCCAGCCCGTAGATGCGCTGGATGTAGACGCAGCTATTATTTTCTCTGATATTCTGGTGGTGCCCGAGGCCATGGGCCTACCCTACGAGATGGTAGAAGCCCGCGGGCCACTTTTCCCGGATACAGTGAAGTCGGCGCAGGATGTGGACCGCCTGCGCGTAGCCGACCCCGAGGAGCACCTGGGCTACGTGCTGGAGGCCATCCGCGTCACCAAAACGGCGCTTAACGGCCGCGTGCCACTTATCGGTTTTGCCGGTGCGCCCTGGACTATTCTGGCGTATATGGTAGAAGGCCATGGCTCTAAGACTTTCTCGAAAGCCCGCCGCTTGCTCTACGCCAACCCTGAGCTGGCGCATGAGCTGCTGCGCAAAATCACGGCTACGACTATTGCTTACCTCCAGGCGCAGGTAGCAGCCGGCGCCAACCTGATTCAGGTGTTCGACTCGTGGGCGGGCATCTTGCCACCCGACCACTACCGCGAGTTCAGCACGCGCTATATCCGCGAAATTTGTCAGGCCATCCCCGATGTGCCCGTCACAGTATTCGCTAAAGGTGCCTACTTTGCCACCGCCGATTTTGCCCAGCTGCCCTGCCGTACCATTGGGCTCGATTGGAATGAGGACCCGCGCACCGTGCGCCCACTCGTAGGCGACAAAACGCTGCAAGGCAACCTCGACCCCTGCGCCCTCTACGGTTCGCCGGCGCAAGTACGCGAGGCTACCATGGAGATGCTGCGCCGCTTTGGCCCACAACGCCACATTGCCAACCTCGGACACGGCGTTTACCCCGACACCAACCCCGACAATGTGCGCGTGTTCATCGATACAGTGAAGGAGTTTAGCACCACGCTACGGGCGTAA
- a CDS encoding MarC family protein, which produces MDINILIATFTTLFSVVNPFGAMPVFLTLTENDSAPERSRTALRACMYMVCIMAVSFFAGQYVLNFFGINIYHLRIAGGILLMRSAFDLLTPGANKSKVSDATVEDSKQKDDISFTPLAMPMLSGPGSIAVCIGLFTSRLSYSGVALTLVGFVLVAVASFLILVSSLRLTRVMGRAGMTAMARVMGFLTLSIGVSFIATAIRALFMKG; this is translated from the coding sequence ATGGATATAAATATTTTGATTGCCACGTTCACCACGTTGTTCTCTGTGGTGAATCCGTTTGGGGCCATGCCGGTTTTCCTAACTCTAACCGAAAACGACTCGGCCCCTGAGCGCAGCCGCACGGCCTTGCGCGCGTGCATGTACATGGTGTGTATTATGGCCGTATCGTTTTTTGCCGGCCAATACGTGCTCAATTTCTTCGGTATTAATATCTACCACTTGCGCATTGCGGGCGGCATTCTACTGATGCGCTCAGCCTTTGACTTGCTTACGCCCGGCGCCAACAAATCGAAGGTTTCGGACGCTACGGTGGAGGACAGCAAGCAGAAAGACGATATTTCCTTTACGCCGCTGGCCATGCCCATGCTTTCAGGGCCGGGCTCCATTGCCGTGTGCATTGGCTTGTTTACCAGCCGCTTGTCTTACTCCGGGGTAGCCCTTACCCTGGTAGGCTTTGTGCTGGTGGCTGTTGCCAGCTTTCTGATTCTCGTGAGCAGCCTGCGCCTCACCCGCGTGATGGGTCGTGCTGGTATGACGGCTATGGCCCGCGTAATGGGCTTTCTCACACTCAGTATCGGCGTCAGCTTCATCGCTACGGCCATTCGGGCGCTGTTCATGAAGGGGTAA
- a CDS encoding endonuclease/exonuclease/phosphatase family protein, which translates to MLTLDGPWWLLLSQSFTLLLAVVAIVATVVPLVKAQAWWIRVFDFPRLQIVVGALLSEVALLALRMTAEPSGTALAVALGICAAYQIFRILPYTPLRPKQVDDSDPEGLANKDRQITIMVANVLMTNRDAPSCLRAIRDCGPDILLAVETDQWWLDQLRVLEKDYPYTAYEPLPNTYGLLLFSRLELRDAHIRYLIDDEVPSFHAQVILKSGEEVCLHCLHPKPPAPAEAKTSTRRDAELLLIGREIENKDQPTIVAGDLNDVAWSHTSELFRRTSGLLDPRIGRGMMPTFHADYSLLRWPLDHIFHSPHFKVVQMHRLEYIGSDHFPICITLSYEPEDEAEQEAEAAKPDAEDHEEVQEKIAAGFAEEAEEEREEAQGKQ; encoded by the coding sequence TTGTTGACTCTAGACGGCCCCTGGTGGCTACTCCTAAGCCAATCCTTCACGCTATTGCTTGCGGTGGTGGCCATTGTAGCCACTGTAGTGCCCTTGGTAAAGGCACAGGCATGGTGGATCCGAGTTTTTGATTTTCCTCGTCTGCAAATCGTTGTAGGAGCCCTGCTGAGCGAAGTAGCACTGCTCGCCCTCCGCATGACGGCTGAGCCCAGTGGAACAGCGCTTGCCGTGGCGCTGGGCATATGCGCTGCGTATCAGATATTTCGCATTTTGCCTTATACGCCTCTGCGCCCTAAGCAGGTAGACGACAGCGACCCGGAAGGCCTCGCAAACAAGGACCGTCAGATCACCATCATGGTGGCCAACGTGCTGATGACGAACCGCGACGCACCCAGCTGCCTGCGAGCCATACGTGACTGCGGACCGGATATCTTGCTGGCAGTTGAGACTGACCAATGGTGGTTGGATCAGTTGCGTGTGTTGGAAAAGGACTACCCCTACACGGCCTACGAACCTCTGCCTAATACATATGGGCTCCTCCTGTTTTCGCGGTTGGAACTGCGCGATGCCCATATTCGCTACCTCATTGACGATGAAGTGCCTTCGTTTCATGCACAGGTCATCTTAAAGTCGGGTGAGGAAGTATGCCTGCATTGTCTGCACCCCAAGCCGCCAGCACCCGCCGAGGCCAAGACCAGCACTCGCCGCGATGCCGAGTTGCTGTTGATTGGGCGGGAAATAGAAAACAAGGACCAACCGACGATTGTAGCGGGCGACCTAAACGACGTGGCATGGTCACACACCTCTGAGCTGTTCCGGCGCACTAGTGGCCTCCTCGACCCGCGTATTGGGCGGGGTATGATGCCTACCTTCCACGCCGACTACTCGCTGCTACGCTGGCCGTTGGACCATATCTTCCACTCGCCTCACTTCAAGGTAGTGCAAATGCATCGCCTAGAATACATCGGTTCCGACCACTTTCCTATCTGCATCACCCTTAGCTACGAGCCCGAGGACGAAGCCGAGCAGGAGGCCGAAGCCGCCAAGCCCGATGCCGAGGACCACGAGGAAGTGCAGGAAAAAATTGCCGCTGGCTTTGCCGAAGAAGCTGAAGAGGAGCGTGAGGAAGCGCAAGGAAAGCAGTAA